TCGACACGGGCGTCTGGCCTTTGACTATTGCATGAGCAACGGGCACTAAGTCCCTACAAGATATAGATGGATACGCCTTGGATCAAGGCAAGCCCCCCGTAAACGCCTTTCCCGTCTACCTCGCCGGCCTCGGTAGCTGGTTCGTGCCGCTGGGCATCCAGATGGTGCTGTTCCCATGGCTGGTCGCCGTGGTGCTGCACATGGACGCCTTTGCGGTCGGAGTCGCGCAGGCGGCGGTCATGGCGCCGTCGCTGCTCTTCCTGCCGCTGGGCGGGCTGGTTGCCGACCGAGGCAACGCCCGCCAGTTGCTGATGCGCTACCATCTGCTCTATGCCCTGCCGCCGCTCGCCCTGGCGGCCGTCCTGTGGTCGGACGGGCTGAGTTACCCGCTGCTGATCGCCTACGGCGTCGCCGCCGGCGCCATCGGCGCCTTTGCGATCCCGACCCGCGACGCGCTGTTGCCGGTCGTCGCGCCGAAGGGCGGCCTGCCCAAGGCCGTGGCGCTGGCGACGGCCCTGCAGTTCGGCGGCCAGCTCCTTGGCATCGCCTGCGCGTCGACCGCGGACCGGTTCGGCGCCGTGCCACTCCTGCTGCTTCATTCGGGCATGGTGCTGGCCGGCTGCCTGTTCGTCCGTCGGTTGCCCGACCCGCCGCCCCATCCGAAAGCCCGGCACGACGGGTTCTGGCGCAGCGTCGGTGACGGCGTGTCGGCGGCGGCGAAGTCCGACCAGATCTGGCCGGTGCTGCTGCTGAACCTCGGCGTCGGCATCTTCTATGTCGGGCCGTTCATGGCGGTGCTGCCGCTGGCGATCCGCGATCACTATGCCGGCGGCGCGCTGGAACTCTCTTACATGAACCTGGCCTTCTGGGCCGCGACCATCGTGGCCAGCATGGCATTGGTTGGCCTCGCGCGGCGGCTGACCCTGCGGGGACGCCTGATCGGCGGCGCCGTGCTGACGGGCGCGGTGGTGCTGCTGGCGCTCGCGACCCTGCCGCCGTTCCCGATCTTCCTGGCGCTGATCTTCGTCTGGGGGCTGGGCGCCGGCATCACCATGACGCAGAGCCGGACCGTGGTTCAGATCGTGGCGCCGGCGACGCACCGCGCGCGCCTGATGTCGCTGTTCCAGCTGGGCCTGAGCGGCGGCGGCCCGATTGGCGCCTTCCTGACCGGCACGATCTGCTCGATCTGGGGCCTCAAGGCCGCGCTGCTGGTCCCGGCGCTGGCGATGCTGGTCCTGATCGCGCTCGTGCTGCTGCGCTCGCGCCTCTGGTCGATGCGGACGGTGGAGTAGGGGCGCTACTCGGCGGCCGCGCGGGAGCTGAGGCCCAGCGTCTGCCACACATCCTGCAAGGCGGTCACGAGCCGGGCCATGTCGTCGTCGCCGTGCAGCGGCGTCGGGGTGAGGCGCAGGCGCTCGGTGCCGCGCGGCACGGTCGGATAGTTGATCGGCTGGACGTAGATCGCATGACGCTCCAGCAGCAGGTCGCTTGCCTGCTTGCAGAGCGCGGCATCGCCCACGAAGACCGGCACGATGTGCGTGGTCGAAGGCATGACCGGCAGGCCAGCGGCGGCGAGGCGGCGCTTCAGGGTGGCGGCACGTTCCTGATGTCGCGTCCGCAACTCCGGCTGGCCGCTGACGAGGCGCACGCTGGCCAGAGCCGCGGCGGCGATCGCCGGCGGCAGCGAGGTCGTGAAGATGAAGCCCGAGCCGCAGGAGCGCACGAAATCGACCGTGGCCGCCGTCGAGGCGATGTAGCCGCCGACCACGCCGAACGCCTTGGCGAGCGTCGCCTGGACGATGTCGACCTTGTCGAGCACCCCGTCGCGCTCGGCGACACCCGCGCCGTGGGTGCCGTACATGCCGACGGCATGGACCTCGTCGAGATATGTGAGGGCGCCATGTCGATGGGCCACGTCGCAAATCTCGCCGATCGGCGAGACGTCGCCGTCCATCGAATAGACCGACTCGAAGGCCACGATCTTCGGCGTCGCGGGATCGGCTGCGGAAAGCAGTTCCTCCAAATGGCGCGGATCGTTGTGGCGGAAGATGCGGCGGGTGGCACCGGAGTGCCGGATGCCCGCGATCATCGAGGCGTGGTTGAAGGCGTCGGAATAGAGCTCGCAGCGCGGCAGCATCGCTCCCAGCGTCTGCAGGGTCGTCTCGTTGGCGACATAGCCCGAGGTGAAGACCAGCGCCGCTTCCTTGCCGTGCAACTGCGCCAGTTCGCGCTCGAGCGCGGCGTGCAGTGTGTTGGTGCCGGAGATGTTGCGTGTGCCGCCCGCGCCTGAGCCCTGGGCGCCGATCGCAGCCTGCATGGCCTCGACCACCGCGGGATGCTGGCCCATGGCGAGATAGTCGTTGCTGCACCAGACGGTGACGTCGCGCGGCGCCTCACCCTCGCGGTGCAGGCGCGCGCGCGGAAAGGCGCCGACGATGCGTTCGAGTTCGGCGAAGACACGGTAGCGACCCTCGTCGCGCAGGCGTCCGAGATGGCCGTTGAAGAAGGCTTCGTAGTCCATGCGCTGGTGTCTCCCGCGCGACCACTCTAGGCGCAAGGAGATTTAAGGGCAGGCACAAATTGGTCGCGGTGTGGCCAACAACTAAGAACGGTTCGCAGGCTTCAGCGCACCAGTGGCACGAGCAAGGCGAGGCTTATGAACAGGGAGACCGACAGGAGAGGCAGGGCGCCCAGCCAGCGAGTCTGGCCGGGCAACGCCTCCCAGTAACGCAGCGTCGGTACGGCAGCCCACAGGGCGAACAGGAAGCCCAGCACCCAGAAGAAGAGGGCGAGGGGCATCGCGACGTTCGCCTGGTCGTCGGTGGCGGTCGCGATGCCCAGGCCCACGACAGCCGGGGGGATCGCGGCGGTGAACAGGGACACCGCCCAGATCGCCCGGCTGCGGATGCGCTGGCTGGTGCCGAACGGCGGCGTGCGAACGGCCGTCGCGCCGCCGCCTTCGGAACCAGCGCTCACGATCAGCCCTTGAACAGGCCTTCCGACTTGAGGTCGGCCAGTGTGGCGTCGAACGACTGGCGTAGCCGGCCGAACAGGTCGCCGAGTTCGGTCTCGTTGATCACCAGCGGCGGGCAGATCGCGACGCGGTCGCCCATGTTGCGGATGAACAGGCCGCGCGCGACGGCGTGGTTGTAGACGCGCAGGCCGGCGCCCACGGCGACGAGATCGAACGGCGCCTTGGTCTTCTTGTCGGCGACGATCTCCAGTGCACCCATCATGCCGACGCTCATCGCCTCGCCCACCAGCGGGTGGTCGGCGAACGACTGAACATGCTTCGTGAAGATCGGGCTCATGCGCTTGGCGTGACCGAACAGGTCGGTCTCGTCGTAGATCTTCTGCGCTTCGAGGGCGACGGCGGCAGCGACCGGATGGCCGGAATAGGTGAAGCCGTGGCCCCAGGTGCCGATCTTGTCGCTCTCGCTCATCAGCGCCTGGTAGACCTTCTCGCTCACCATCACCGCAGAGATCGGCAGGAACGACGCCGACAGTGCCTTGGCGCAGGTCAGGATGTCCGGCTTGATGTTCATCGTCTGGCTGCCCCAGACATTGCCGGTGCGCCCGAAGCCGCAGATCACCTCGTCGGCGACGAACAGCATGTCGTACTTCTTGCAGACCGCCTGGATCTTCTCGTAGTAGCCCTTCGGCGGGACGATGACGCCGCCGGCGCCCATCACCGGCTCGGCGATCATCGCGGCCACCTGGTCGGCGCCGCCTTCCTTGATGATGAGCGCCTCCAGTTCCTCGGCGCAGCGGGTCGCGAACTGCTCCTCGGTCTCGCCCTCGGCGCCGAAGCGGTAGAAGTGCGGGCAGGTCGTGTGGAGCACGCCCTGGATCGGCAGGTCGAACGAGCGATGGTTCGTGGGCAGGCCGGTGAGGCTCGCCGAGGCGACGGTGACGCCGTGATAGCCCTTGATGCGCGAGACGATCTTCTTCTTCTGCGGGCGGCCCAGCGCGTTGTTCATGTACCACACCATCTTCACGACGGTGTCGTTGGCCTCGGAGCCGGAGTTGGCGAAGAACACCTTCGACATCTCGACCGGCGCCATCGACTTCAGCTTCTCCGCGAGGTTGATCGCGGGCTCGTGGGAGCGCTGGTTGAAGGCGTGGTAGAAGGGCAGCTGCTTCATCTGCTCGTAGGCGACGGTCGCCAGGCGCTCGTTGCTGAAGCCCAGGGCGGCCGACCAGAGGCCCGCCATGCCCTCGATGTATTCCTTGCCGTCGTCGTCCATCACGTAGACGCCGCGGCCGCGCACGATGGTCAGGGGACCGGTCGCCTCGTGCTTCTTGAAATTGGTGTAGGGATGCAGGTGGTGGGCAATGTCTCGCGACGCATTGGAATTGCCGCGGAAGCTGCGAGAAACGTCGTTCATGCCGGTACCCCTGGAACAGTTAGGGGCACACGATAACCCGCCTGAGCATGAAGTTCACTGTGCCTGACCATGCAAATTTTTTGTGCAATTGACGCGCTCCGGGCCCCGGTGCAACTTGAGTGAGATATGCGCGGACGCAGGGCCGGCGACCGGGGGCGCCCTTCTGTGTCAGCCAACGGGGACCATCGAGGGGGTAAATCCATGCACTTCAATCTGCGGCATTCAATGGCGCTGACGGCGCTCGCCTGCGTCAGCTTCGCCTTCACACCGGCGGCCGACGCCAAGACTTTCAAGTGGGCCAATTCGGGCGACGTCAGCTCGATGGATCCCTACGCCCGGCAGGAGACCTTCCTCCTGACCTTCAACTCGAACATCTACGAGCCGCTGATCCGCCGCGACAAGGATCTGAAGCTCGAGCCGGCGCTTGCCACCAAGTGGGGCCAGACCGATCCGCTGACCTGGTTCTTCGATATCCGTCCGGGCGTGAAGTTTCACGACGGCACGCCGCTCACCGCCGACGACATCGTGTTTTCGCTCAATCGCGCCAACGGTCCCGGTTCGAACATGGGCAGCAACTTCGTCTCGGTGAAGGAGATCAAGAAGGCCGGCGACATGCGCGTCGAGGTCACGACCAAGTATCCCGATCCGCTGCTGGCCGACAAATGGGCGGCGCTCGGCATGATGTCGAAGGCGTGGGCGGAGAAGAACAACGCCGTCAATTCCGCCGACATGACCAAGAACGAGGAGAACTTCGCGACCCGCAACGCGATGGGCACCGGTCCGTTCATGCTCAAGGAACGCAAGGCCGGCGAGAAGACGATCCTCGTCAACAATCCCAACTGGTGGGACAAGCCCGTTCACAACATCACCGAAGTGATCTTCACGCCGGTGTCGAACCCGGCGACCCGAATCGCGGCGCTCAAGGCGGGCGACATCGACATGACCTACGAGGTCCCGCCGGCCGATACCGAGTCGCTGAAGAAGGACGCCAACGTCAAGGTGCTGGAAGGCCCCGAGACCCGCGTCGTGTTCCTCGGGTTCGACCAGGAGCGGCCGGAACTGCTCGAGTCGAACGTCAAAGGCAAGAACCCCTTCAAGGACAAGAAGGTTCGCGAGGCCATCCATCGTTCGATCGACGTCGACGCGATCAAGCGCACCGTGATGCGCGGCCAGTCGTTCCCGACCAACCTGATGGTAGCGCCGGGCATCAACGGCTACATGAAGGACCTCGACAAGCGGCCGGCGCTGCTCAAGCCCGAAGAAGCCAAGAAGATGCTGGCCGACGCGGGCTATCCCAACGGGTTCGAAGTGGGCATGGATTGCCCCAACGACCGCTACGTCAACGACGAGAAGATCTGCCAGGCCGTGGTGGCGATGCTGGCCAAGATCGGCGTGAAGGTGAATCTGCGGGCGCAGACCCGCAACCTCTACTTCGCCAAGATCCTGCGCAAAGCCGACCTCAAGCCGGGCGAGACCAGCTTCTACATGCTGGGCTGGTCGCCGGCGCAGACCTACGACGTTCACAACGTCTTCGAGGCGCTGATCCAGACCCCGAATGGCGCCACCAAGAAGGGCCAGTTCAACGCCGGCGGCTATTCCAACCCGGCGCTCGACAAGCTGGCCGACTCCATGGAGCAGGAGACCGACAAGGCCAAGCGCGACGCCATGATCAAGGAAGCCACCAAGCTCTATGTCGACGACTTCGCCTACATCCCCCTGCATCAGCAGGCGGTCGTGTGGGCGGCGCGCAAGAACATCGACCTGGTCCAGCTCGCCGACAACAGCTTCCCGCTGCGCTTCGTGCAGGTGAAGTAGGCGACCTGACGATTTCGACGATCGGCCCCGACCGCACTTCACGTGCGGCCGGGGCCGGTTCGGTTTTGGCGCCTTTCCTGCTGGCGCGGCGCGCGGGCTCAACAAACATCCGATGCTTGCCTTCATCCTGAGACGACTTCTGCAATCGATCGCCGTGCTGCTGGCGGTGGGCGTGGTCGCGTTTTCGCTGTTCCGCTATGTCGGCGACCCGATCAACGCCATGGTCGGACAGGACACGACCATGGAGGAGCGCGCCGAGCTGCGCACCAAACTGGGCCTGAACGACCCGGCGCCGATCCAGTTCTTCAACTTCATTGCCAATGCCGTGCAGGGCAAGTTCGGGCTTTCCTACAGGACTTCGGAGCCGGTCGGGCGGCTGATCCTCGAGAGGCTGCCGGCCACGCTCGAACTTTCGTTTTGCGCCGCCGTCTTCGCGCTGTTCGTCGGGGTGCCAATGGGAGTCTACACCGGGCTCTATCCCAAGCACTGGTCGAGCAGGCTGTTCCAGGCGGTGTCGCTTATCGGCATCTCACTGCCGACCTTCCTGATCGGCATCCTTCTGATCCTTGTGTTCGCCGTCTGGCTGCGGCTGCTGCCGTCGTTCGGACGCGGCGAGACCGTGCAGATCGGTTGGTGGACCACCAATTTTCTGACGTGGTCGGGCCTCAAGGCGCTCATTCTGCCCTCGATCACGCTCGGCCTGTTCCAGCTCACCCTGCTGATGCGCCTGGTGCGATCGGAGATGCTGGAAGTGATGCGCGCCGACTATATCAAGTTCGCGCGGGCGCGGGGTCTCACCAACCGCGCCATCAATTTCGGCCATGCGCTCAAGAACACGCTGGTGCCGGTCATCACCGTCACCGGCCTGCAACTCGGCGCCCTGATCGCCTTCGCCATCGTCACCGAGACGGTGTTCGCGTGGCCTGGCGTCGGCCAGCTGTTCATCCAGTCGGTACAGTTCTCCGACATTCCCGTGATGGCGGCCTATCTGATGCTGATCGGGCTGCTGTTCGTGCTGATCAACCTCACGGTCGATCTTCTTTATTTCGTCGTCGATCCGCGCCTGCGCAGCCAGGGCGGCACGGCGCGCGTTGCAGGGCACTGACATGACGGCAGGGTCGGGAAACTCCGGGTGGCTGCATCGCGCGGCCGACAGCGACATCTGGTGGAGCTTCAAGTCCTCGCCGATGACCGTTGCCGCTGCCATCGGCACCGTCCTGATCGTGGCCGTGGCGTTTCTGTCGCCGGTGCTGGCGCCGCACACGCCATTCGATCCGGCGACGCTCAGCCTCTCCGACGGTCTCAAGCCGCCGGTGTTGCTGTCGGCCGACGGCGACTGGGCATTCCCCCTGGGTACCGACGATCAGGGGCGCGATATCCTCTCGTCGATCATGTACGGCACCCGGCTGTCCCTGGTCGTCGGGTTTGCCTCGGTCGCCGTCGCCATGACGCTCGGCATCACGCTCGGCCTGCTGAGCGGCTATCTCGGCGGCGCGGTCGATGCCCTGATCATGCGCATCGCCGACGTGCAGCTGACGTTTCCGGCCATCCTGGTGGCGCTGCTGATCGACGGTATCGTGCGCGGCATCATCTCGGTGAAGCGGCACGACGAGATCGCGATCTATGTCATCGTCGGCGCCATCGGTCTCTCGTTCTGGGTGCAGTACGCCCGCACCGTGCGCGGCTCGGTGATGGTCGAGAAGAACAAGGAATACGTCCAGGCGGCGCGGGTGATCGGCCTGTCGCCGATTCTCATCATGGTCCGCCACGTGTTGCCCAATGTCACCGGGCCGGTGCTGGTCATCGCCACGATCAATCTGGGGCTCGCCATCATCACCGAGGCGACGCTGTCGT
This DNA window, taken from Reyranella humidisoli, encodes the following:
- a CDS encoding MFS transporter — its product is MDQGKPPVNAFPVYLAGLGSWFVPLGIQMVLFPWLVAVVLHMDAFAVGVAQAAVMAPSLLFLPLGGLVADRGNARQLLMRYHLLYALPPLALAAVLWSDGLSYPLLIAYGVAAGAIGAFAIPTRDALLPVVAPKGGLPKAVALATALQFGGQLLGIACASTADRFGAVPLLLLHSGMVLAGCLFVRRLPDPPPHPKARHDGFWRSVGDGVSAAAKSDQIWPVLLLNLGVGIFYVGPFMAVLPLAIRDHYAGGALELSYMNLAFWAATIVASMALVGLARRLTLRGRLIGGAVLTGAVVLLALATLPPFPIFLALIFVWGLGAGITMTQSRTVVQIVAPATHRARLMSLFQLGLSGGGPIGAFLTGTICSIWGLKAALLVPALAMLVLIALVLLRSRLWSMRTVE
- the hemA gene encoding 5-aminolevulinate synthase; amino-acid sequence: MDYEAFFNGHLGRLRDEGRYRVFAELERIVGAFPRARLHREGEAPRDVTVWCSNDYLAMGQHPAVVEAMQAAIGAQGSGAGGTRNISGTNTLHAALERELAQLHGKEAALVFTSGYVANETTLQTLGAMLPRCELYSDAFNHASMIAGIRHSGATRRIFRHNDPRHLEELLSAADPATPKIVAFESVYSMDGDVSPIGEICDVAHRHGALTYLDEVHAVGMYGTHGAGVAERDGVLDKVDIVQATLAKAFGVVGGYIASTAATVDFVRSCGSGFIFTTSLPPAIAAAALASVRLVSGQPELRTRHQERAATLKRRLAAAGLPVMPSTTHIVPVFVGDAALCKQASDLLLERHAIYVQPINYPTVPRGTERLRLTPTPLHGDDDMARLVTALQDVWQTLGLSSRAAAE
- a CDS encoding aspartate aminotransferase family protein, with product MNDVSRSFRGNSNASRDIAHHLHPYTNFKKHEATGPLTIVRGRGVYVMDDDGKEYIEGMAGLWSAALGFSNERLATVAYEQMKQLPFYHAFNQRSHEPAINLAEKLKSMAPVEMSKVFFANSGSEANDTVVKMVWYMNNALGRPQKKKIVSRIKGYHGVTVASASLTGLPTNHRSFDLPIQGVLHTTCPHFYRFGAEGETEEQFATRCAEELEALIIKEGGADQVAAMIAEPVMGAGGVIVPPKGYYEKIQAVCKKYDMLFVADEVICGFGRTGNVWGSQTMNIKPDILTCAKALSASFLPISAVMVSEKVYQALMSESDKIGTWGHGFTYSGHPVAAAVALEAQKIYDETDLFGHAKRMSPIFTKHVQSFADHPLVGEAMSVGMMGALEIVADKKTKAPFDLVAVGAGLRVYNHAVARGLFIRNMGDRVAICPPLVINETELGDLFGRLRQSFDATLADLKSEGLFKG
- a CDS encoding ABC transporter substrate-binding protein — its product is MHFNLRHSMALTALACVSFAFTPAADAKTFKWANSGDVSSMDPYARQETFLLTFNSNIYEPLIRRDKDLKLEPALATKWGQTDPLTWFFDIRPGVKFHDGTPLTADDIVFSLNRANGPGSNMGSNFVSVKEIKKAGDMRVEVTTKYPDPLLADKWAALGMMSKAWAEKNNAVNSADMTKNEENFATRNAMGTGPFMLKERKAGEKTILVNNPNWWDKPVHNITEVIFTPVSNPATRIAALKAGDIDMTYEVPPADTESLKKDANVKVLEGPETRVVFLGFDQERPELLESNVKGKNPFKDKKVREAIHRSIDVDAIKRTVMRGQSFPTNLMVAPGINGYMKDLDKRPALLKPEEAKKMLADAGYPNGFEVGMDCPNDRYVNDEKICQAVVAMLAKIGVKVNLRAQTRNLYFAKILRKADLKPGETSFYMLGWSPAQTYDVHNVFEALIQTPNGATKKGQFNAGGYSNPALDKLADSMEQETDKAKRDAMIKEATKLYVDDFAYIPLHQQAVVWAARKNIDLVQLADNSFPLRFVQVK
- a CDS encoding ABC transporter permease; protein product: MLAFILRRLLQSIAVLLAVGVVAFSLFRYVGDPINAMVGQDTTMEERAELRTKLGLNDPAPIQFFNFIANAVQGKFGLSYRTSEPVGRLILERLPATLELSFCAAVFALFVGVPMGVYTGLYPKHWSSRLFQAVSLIGISLPTFLIGILLILVFAVWLRLLPSFGRGETVQIGWWTTNFLTWSGLKALILPSITLGLFQLTLLMRLVRSEMLEVMRADYIKFARARGLTNRAINFGHALKNTLVPVITVTGLQLGALIAFAIVTETVFAWPGVGQLFIQSVQFSDIPVMAAYLMLIGLLFVLINLTVDLLYFVVDPRLRSQGGTARVAGH
- a CDS encoding ABC transporter permease, which produces MTAGSGNSGWLHRAADSDIWWSFKSSPMTVAAAIGTVLIVAVAFLSPVLAPHTPFDPATLSLSDGLKPPVLLSADGDWAFPLGTDDQGRDILSSIMYGTRLSLVVGFASVAVAMTLGITLGLLSGYLGGAVDALIMRIADVQLTFPAILVALLIDGIVRGIISVKRHDEIAIYVIVGAIGLSFWVQYARTVRGSVMVEKNKEYVQAARVIGLSPILIMVRHVLPNVTGPVLVIATINLGLAIITEATLSFLGVGLPSTEPSLGTLIRLGNEVLQSGDWWITVFPGVTLAALVLAVNLLGDWLRDALNPKLR